One stretch of Fervidobacterium thailandense DNA includes these proteins:
- a CDS encoding ATP-dependent DNA helicase — translation MNLTKDQKEALEKIIKFLSSPSKQIFILTGYAGTGKTTLLSLVVEYLEKVGMTYALLAPTGKAAHVLKQKTGRKAFTIHKAIYDFQDIEIEQSGSNYEATRWDDEDEAETLDITLKFRLKNKEDFQADVYIIDEASLISDEKNGPKSNLVFGSGKLLSDLIKFTKGAKLILCGDPAQLPPVGSNESVALDEEYIRSKFGLVVEKAELREVVRIGEDNHLLKLLISLRKAIESEQYGNINIPEELCVCHSSIEDLVRKLFSAKDVSSVIITHTNEAVQYYNSLVHSKIFGDGQALHPNQNLLVYKNYYPSPELQLFNGELITVVDVGEIEIVDVSSKREDKVSYQNCTIRFFDFEKNRYEILRTKILLDFFHSEDPDLSPELYRKLFRVALLKNYELRNFNNELRKLEHELKKNAENAILKEKFRFLKKYFGRLLLSNPYFNPLLAKLGYAVTCHKAQGSEWENVIVDLATKNLAPGNEQFCRWLYTAFTRVKKDLFIVNCNVLNRFSRINVAPIKVESLDKISKCQEINDDRLADEKIVQSLNRYGFQILAFRKCHFRDRYELSCELGRARIDLLYDSKGFYTRLEITVSNEEVKQLMEQWVSELMASKDC, via the coding sequence ATGAACCTTACAAAGGACCAAAAGGAAGCACTGGAAAAAATTATCAAATTCCTTAGCTCACCCTCGAAACAGATCTTTATCCTAACCGGTTATGCTGGAACCGGCAAGACAACGCTCTTGTCCCTCGTGGTCGAGTATTTAGAAAAAGTGGGAATGACTTACGCTTTACTCGCACCAACCGGTAAAGCTGCACACGTTCTAAAACAGAAAACTGGACGAAAAGCCTTTACGATTCACAAAGCAATATACGACTTTCAAGATATCGAAATAGAACAATCTGGAAGTAATTATGAAGCAACTCGCTGGGACGACGAAGACGAAGCGGAAACTCTGGACATCACACTGAAATTTCGATTAAAGAATAAAGAAGATTTCCAAGCAGATGTTTATATCATAGATGAAGCTTCATTAATATCGGACGAGAAAAACGGTCCGAAGAGTAATCTCGTCTTCGGAAGTGGAAAGCTCCTCAGCGACTTGATAAAATTTACAAAAGGTGCGAAACTTATCCTCTGTGGAGATCCTGCCCAACTTCCTCCGGTGGGTTCTAATGAATCTGTAGCCTTAGATGAGGAGTACATAAGAAGTAAATTCGGTTTGGTGGTGGAAAAAGCCGAACTTCGCGAGGTAGTACGAATTGGGGAAGATAACCACCTATTGAAGCTACTAATTTCACTTCGAAAAGCTATAGAATCCGAGCAATACGGGAATATCAATATTCCAGAAGAATTATGTGTTTGTCACAGCAGCATTGAAGACCTCGTAAGGAAACTTTTTTCAGCAAAGGACGTAAGTTCTGTTATAATCACTCATACCAACGAGGCTGTTCAGTACTACAACTCCTTAGTTCACTCGAAAATCTTCGGTGACGGTCAAGCACTCCATCCCAACCAAAACCTATTGGTTTACAAAAACTACTACCCTTCTCCAGAACTCCAACTGTTCAATGGTGAATTGATAACTGTTGTTGATGTTGGTGAAATAGAAATCGTTGATGTTTCGTCGAAAAGAGAGGACAAAGTCTCCTATCAAAATTGTACCATCCGCTTTTTTGACTTTGAAAAGAACAGGTACGAAATCCTGAGAACGAAGATACTCCTTGACTTCTTCCATTCTGAAGATCCGGACCTCTCCCCTGAGCTATACAGGAAATTATTCCGAGTGGCTTTGCTAAAAAATTATGAGCTCAGAAATTTCAACAACGAATTGAGGAAACTTGAACACGAGCTAAAGAAGAATGCTGAGAATGCAATCCTGAAAGAAAAATTCCGATTTCTCAAGAAATATTTTGGAAGGCTACTCTTAAGCAACCCGTATTTCAACCCTCTCCTGGCTAAATTGGGTTACGCAGTCACCTGTCACAAGGCACAAGGAAGTGAGTGGGAAAATGTCATCGTAGACTTGGCAACAAAGAACCTGGCACCGGGCAACGAACAATTTTGCAGGTGGTTGTACACAGCTTTCACCCGAGTAAAAAAAGACCTCTTCATCGTGAATTGCAATGTCCTGAATCGATTTTCGAGGATAAATGTTGCACCGATTAAAGTTGAGTCATTGGATAAGATTTCCAAATGCCAAGAAATAAATGACGATAGACTGGCTGACGAAAAAATAGTTCAGTCGTTAAACAGATACGGCTTTCAAATTCTTGCCTTTAGAAAATGCCATTTCCGAGATAGATACGAACTTTCTTGTGAACTTGGTCGGGCCAGAATAGACCTTCTCTACGACTCCAAAGGGTTTTACACAAGACTTGAAATAACTGTGTCAAACGAAGAAGTCAAGCAATTGATGGAGCAGTGGGTTTCTGAGTTGATGGCTTCAAAGGACTGTTGA